The nucleotide sequence AGCGACCACGCGGCGGCCCACGGTCCGGGCGCGCGGTGTCCCGCGCGGGCAGCGGTGGACGGGAGCGTGCTCGAGAAAGTCACATCCGCATGTATACATGTACAGTTCTAGATGTGTCATATGTCTTCGCGGACACATGCTTGAATGGTGCGCATGGGCCATGGCGTCGAGGGACGGTCGACACCGCCGGCGACCCTCGACCCCTCGTCGGCGGCGAAGGTCGCCGAGACGCTCCAGGCGCTCGCCTCCCCGAACCGGCTACTCATCCTCACGCGCCTCCGGCAGGCGCCCTGCACGGTGACCGACCTGTCAACCGCCGTGGGCATGGAACAACCCGCCGTGTCACACCAGCTGCGGCTGCTGCGCGCCCTCGGCCTGGTCACCGGAGACCGACACGGACGCAACATCGTCTACCGGCTCTACGACGACCACGTCGCCCTTCTCCTCGACGAGGCCGTCTACCACATCGAGCACTTGCGGCTCGGCGCCCGCGACACCACCGCCTGAGGGGTCAACCGCGGTCGGCGAATCGCGGATAGACCCCGGACACGCCGCCCGACAGCCCCGCCTGAACGCCGCGACTGACGTCGTCGGCAAGGACCTCGAACTCGCCGGCGGCGACGCCGTCGATGGCGAGCGCCGCCACCGTCGCCGGATCGTGCTTCGGCACGTCGCTGCCCCGCATCATGTCGGTGTCCATGGCGCCGACGTGCAGGGCCGTCACCGCGATACCGCGGTCCGCCACGCTGAGACGCACCGCGTTGGTCATCGACCACGCCGCCGACTTCGAAGCGCAATACCCGCCCGCGGCAGGCAGACTCAGCCAGGACAGCACCGAGAGCACGTTGAGGATGGCGCCACCACCGTTGCCTTCGATGACCGGGACGAAGGCGCGCGTGACCGCCAGCGTGCCGAAGTAATTGGTCTCCATCTCGCGGCGCGCAGCGTCGAGATCGCCGTCGAGGAGGTCGCCTCCCACGGAGACGCCGGCGTTGTTGACCAGCAGAGTGACGTCACCGGCCGTCCGGGCCGCGGCGGTGATCGACTCGGGGTCGTCGAGGTCGACGCGCAGGGCGACCGCGCCCTCGACGTCGACGGTGCCGGGATCGCGGGCGCCGGCATACACCGTGGCGCCGCGCCGCAGCAGCTCGGTGACGAAGTGCCGACCGAGTCCGCGGTTGGCGCCGGTGACGAGTGCCGTGCACGACGAGACGTCCATGCCGACATCCTGCCCTGACAGTGCACGCCGACATCGCGTAACCGCATACTGACGGCTGCGTCAGAATATGCTCTCCGACCGTGACCGCTCCTCCGCCCACACGCCACCTCACCCAGAGACCCGCCGCCGCGGCGCTCGCCGCGACACTGCTCGCCATCCCCGGCATCCCGTTGCTCGCCGACGCGGTGCTGCCCGAGCGGACGTGGGAGCCCGCTGCGGCGGTCGGACCCACCGTCGACATCCTGTCCGCCGACGGACACGGCGTGACCGTCGGCGTGCCCGATGGCTGGGAGAGCCAGGACCAAGGCGACGGCGCCGTCCTGCGCACCGCGGGCGCCACCGTCATCGTCTCGGTGTACGACCGCAACGCGCGCGAACCCCGCGCACTCGCCGACCGCGTCATGCGCTCCAACCGCCTCGCCGGCATCCACGCCGCCTGGGACGGCGGCCGGGTCGGGTCCACCGACGGCAGCCTCACCGGCGACACGTGCGTCGCCGTCACGACCGACGCTGCGGGCGGCTGCGCGTTCGTCGTCGACGACGACGTGGTCGTGTCGGTCATCTCGCTCGCCGATGCCGACCACCCGGCGGTGCCCGTCACCGACGTCGTCGCGCCCCTTCGGAGGAGCGCCGAATGACGCTGCTCGCCGAACCCACGACCGCAGCGCGGACCCCGGTGGTCTACCGACCCGAGTGCGCGGTGTTCTGGGTGTACGTCGCCGCCCTGGCTGCCGGCATCTACCTGCTCGTCGTCGGCAACGGCGCCGCGATGTACGCGACGCTCGACGCCCAACTGGTTCTCGGGCCCATCTGGGTGCTGTTCGTCGCCGCACTCGTCTGGCTGATGTTCCGCTTCGACCCGATGCGCAGTGTGCGGCGCGTTCCACAGGGCCTGCTGGCGGGCACCGCACTCGGCGCCACCACCGCCGTCGTCATGGCCATGAACGGCAACACCGCCCTGCAGAACGTGCTCGGCCGGTTCCTGGATCCCGACACGCTGACCCGGTGGTCGGCCGCGCTCACCGCGCCGCTCATCGAGGAGGCCTCCAAGGCAACCTGCGCTGCGGTCATCCTCGTGCTCGGTTGCTCGGTGTTCCACAGGATTTCGCATGCCCTGTTGGTCGGCATGTTCGTCGGCCTCGGCTTCGACGTCGTCGAGGACCTCACGTACGCCACGATGGGTGCCCTGAACAGTCTCGACTCCGACGTCTCCGGAGCGAGCGGCGATCTGATCCTGCGCATCCTCACCGCGATCCCCTCGCACTGGGCGTTCGCTTCGTTGTCGGCCGTCGGGGTCCTCCTGCTGCTGCCGTCGTTCTCCGAGCGTGCCGTCTGGCCACGGCACCGGCGGATCCTGGTGGCCGTCGCGCTGTTCCTCAGTGCCTGGTTCATGCACTTCCTGTGGGACGCACCAGGTCCGGAGGGACCGGCGGGTGCAGGTGTCGCCCTGCTGAAGGTGGTCGTCAACCTCGCGATCTTCCTCGCCTGGGCGCTGTGGCTGCTGCGTTTCGAACGGCGCTGGCTCGCCGAGCGCATCGCCACCCTGCCTGCCGGAGTGCCCGCGAGTCCCGACCTGCTGGCGTCGCTGAGTACCCGGCGTCGGCAGCGCCGGCTGCAGCGGCACGCCCGCCGTACCGGCGGACGGCCCGCCGCCCGCGCCGTGCGTCGCGAGCAGCGGGCCGTCCTCGACGAGATCCAGTCCGCGGGCTGACCGCTACCAGCGGCCGCTGCCCGGAGCCGTCGCCGGCGGGGCGACGGGCGCGCCCGGCGCGGTCGGTCCCGCCGGTGCCGACCAGTTGCCGGCCGTGCACACCATGTCGGTCGGCATGGTGATCTGAGTCGGCAGGGGTACACCCAGCCCGCTCACCGCCGGCAGGTTGAGTGCCGGCAGGGCGAACAGTCCGCCCTGACCGGGCACCAGCGCCGGCTGCGGCACGTACTGCGTCGCCAGCGCCGCGGCTCCGGTCAGCGGTGCGACCACCTGCGCGGGGATCGGCTGCGCCGCCGCCAGGGGCCCGAGCATTCCCGTCGCGGCCGCTGCGGGGATCCCGGCGGCCTGGGTGATGACGGCGGGACCGCCGGCCGCCGCACCGCCTCCGGCCGCTCCTGCACCCGCAGCACCCGCGCCAGCACCGCCACCGGCACCGCCTGCACCTGCGCCGCCTGCGCCGCCCGCGCCGGCACCCGCACCGCCACCGGCGCCCGCACCACCGGCACCGCCTGCACCTGCACCGCCCGCGCCAGCACCGCCACCGGCACCACCCCCGGCACCTGCACCGCTCGCGCCGCCTGCGCCGGAACCCGCACCGCCCGCACCACCCGCACCTGCGCCGCCCGCGCCGCCCGCGCCGGCACCGCCCGCGCCACCGGCGTCACCGACGACCGCGGCCGGGGCTGCTGCGGCAGCCGGAGCCGCTACCGGAGGGGCCGGCGCGGCCACCGGGGCCGCCTCCGCCGCGGCGACGGGCGCACCGACCGCTGCCGCCTGCTCGACCGCCGCGCCCGGCACGCCGACGTGGCCTTCCGGCAGGCCGGCTCCTCCTCCGGCACCCGAACCGGCACCCAGGCCGGCGGCCTGATCGGCCGCGGCCCGCGCGGCGTCCTGCTCGAGGGCCGCCCGTGCGGCCGCATCGTCGACGGCCGCCGCCTGCGCCAACGCCTCCGGACCTCCGGCACCGCCTGCGGCGGGGACACCTGCGCCACCGACGCCCGGGCCACCCGCGCCCCCGGCGGCGGGGACGCCGCCACCGATCGGGGCGCCGCCGCCCCCGGCGGCGGGAACACCCGCGCCGCCGGCACCCGGCAGACCACCACCACCCGCCGCGGGAACACCGGCACCGCCTGCGCCCGGCAGACCGCCACCGCCCCCCGCGGGAACACCGGCACCGCCCGCACCGGGCAGACCGCCGCCACCGGCCGCGGGAACGCCACCGGCCGCGGGAACCGCCGCCGCCGCCGGAGCTCCGGCACCACCGGCCACGGGCACGCCCGCGCCGCCGACCGCAGGCGCACCGACGCCGCCGGCAGCGGGAACGGCTGCCGCGGAGGCGGTTTCGATCGCACCGACCGCAGGCGCACCCGCAGCCGTACCGCCGGTTACCCCCGTCGCACCGCCACCGGTCGCACCGCCGGCGCCCGGGATGGCGTTCAGGGCAGCCGACGGCAGACCCAGCGGAACCGTGCCCGCCGACGGCGGGCTGATCGTGGGGATGCTCATGCTGGGCACCTCGACACCGGGAATGCCCGGAATGGGAACGCTCGCCGGCGCCCCGGTGGCCACCTGGGCCGCGGCCGGTGCTCCGCCGGCCACCGCACCGGAATTCTGCACAGCCGCCGCCGCGGGGGCCTGGACCGCCGCGGGTGCGGCGACCTCCACGGCACCGCCCGCCGGCGCGCCACCCACCGTCACCTCACCGCCGGGTGTCGCGACCGCAGCCGCGTCGCCGGCGGGCACCGCCGCGGCGCCCGCATCGGCGGCCGGGACTGCCGCGGCGCCCGCATCGGCGGCCGGAACCGCGGCGACGTCGGCCAGTGGAACGGCCGCCGCGCCGCCGTCACCGACCGGGACACCGCCGCCGATCGGAGCGCCACCACCCACCGGAGCGCCACCGCCAACCGGGGCCGCCGCCGGGACGCCGCCACCCGCCGGAGCGCCGCCACCGACCGGAGCGGCCGCCGGGACGCCGCCACCCGCCGGAGCACCACCGCCCACCGGAGCGCCACCGCCAACCGGAGCGCCGCCACCCACCGGAGCCGCCGCGGGCGCACCGCCGCCTAGCGGAGCGCCACCGCCCGGCGCGGCCAGTGCGTCGGCCGGAACCGCCTCTGCCACAGGCCCTGCGGCGCCGGCCGCGGTGTCGACGGGCGCGGCCACACCCGCCGCATCCTGTAGCTGACCGGCGCCAAGACCTGTGCCGCCCTCGCCGCCGCCCACACCGGCGCCCTCTCCGCCGCCCACGCCGCTACCGCCTCCGAGTCCGCCGCCATCGCCGACGACTGCCGCGTTCGGGTGCACCTCGCCGACCGGCGCGCCCCCATCGGCGACCGCGCCACCGCCCGGCCCGCCCGCCACGCCCGCGGCGTCCTGCAGGACTGCGGCGTCTGCACCGCCCGCACCGGCACCGCCTGCTCCGGCGCCACCCCCGGCGCCACCTGCTCCGGCGCCGCCCGCACCGGCCCCGCCTGCTCCGGCACCACCGGCCGCGCCGCCCGCGGCGCCACCGCCCGCGCCTCCGGCGCCCCCGGCACCGCCCGCGCCACCCGCGGCTCCTGCGCCACCAGCACCGTCACCCGCACCTGCGCCTCCGGCGCCGCCAGCGGCACCAGCGCCGCCGCCGGCACCACCACCGCCCGCCGCGCCGCCGCCCGCTGCGCCGGCACCGCCTGCAGTGCCGGCACCACCGGCCGCACCCGCGGAGCCGGCCGCACCGGCACCGCCCGCACCGGCGCCGCCCGCACCGGTACCCGCGCCCCCGGCCGCGACGTTCGTCGCCGGCGGAATGACCACGGACGCCTGCGGCGCGCCGGCGCCGGTCAGCGCTGAGGCCGCGTTCTGGAAGGTCTGCGGCACGTTCGCCGGCGCGGCGGCGAAGGTCTCGAAGATGTTGGCGCACGGCACGCCACCGCTACCCGCCGATTGGTGGGCCGGCTCGGCGAAGCTCACCGCGCTCGGCAGCATGAACGGCCAGCAGATGGCCGTAATCGCTACTGCGCCTACGGTCAGGCGTTTCGTCGTCGGTGACATTCGTCCTCCAGCTCGTCAGACCCTGTGGTCACGCTGAAGGTACGACCGGCATATTTACTTTCCCGTAAGACAATATCGGCGTTTATCGATCCGTTGCGAAGGCGTTGAGGGCCCGTGACAGTCAGCGGGAAGTCCGTGCCTCGGACGTCCGGTCACCGAGCGTGGGATCGGGTTGTCATGACGCTCCGACCTGCTGAAACGTCGCCGCATGGGGTCACTAGGCTCGGGCACGTGACCGATCCCGTTTTGACGCAGGTCGCCGACCGCGTCGCCCTCATCACCGTCAACGACCCCGACCGCCGCAACGCCGTGACGGCCGAGAGTTCGGCCGCACTGCGTGCCGCGGTCGAGGCCGCCGAGGCCGATCCCGGCGTCCACGCCGTCGTCGTGACCGGCGCCGGAAGGGCGTTCTGCGCCGGTGCCGACCTCACCGCCCTCGGCGCCGCCACCGAGGACGGTCTGCGCGTGATCTACGACGGGTTCCTCGCCGTCGCCCAATGCACGCTGCCGACGATCGCCGCGGTCAACGGCCCCGCCGTCGGCGCCGGACTCAACCTCGCCCTGGCCGCCGACATCCGAATCGCCGGTCCGGCAGCGGTTTTCGATCCGCGCTTCCAGAAGCTCGGCATCCATCCCGGCGGTGGCGCGACGTGGATGCTGCAGCGCGCCATCGGTCCGCAGGCCGCCCGCGCTGCGTTGCTGTTCGGCATGCGCTTCGACGCCGAGGCCGCGGTGCGGCACGGCCTCGCCCTCGAGGTGGCCGAGGATCCGGTCGCCGCCGCCCTCGCCCTGGCTGCGGGACCGGCCGGCGCGCCGCGCGAGGTCGTCCTCGACACCAAGGCGTCGATGCGCGCCACCGCCAACCCGGGCACCGTCGACCTCGATCAGCACCGACTCGCCGTCGACGTCGAGATCGTCCCGCAGGCCCGCTCCATCGAATCCCCGG is from Mycolicibacterium grossiae and encodes:
- a CDS encoding SDR family oxidoreductase, which produces MDVSSCTALVTGANRGLGRHFVTELLRRGATVYAGARDPGTVDVEGAVALRVDLDDPESITAAARTAGDVTLLVNNAGVSVGGDLLDGDLDAARREMETNYFGTLAVTRAFVPVIEGNGGGAILNVLSVLSWLSLPAAGGYCASKSAAWSMTNAVRLSVADRGIAVTALHVGAMDTDMMRGSDVPKHDPATVAALAIDGVAAGEFEVLADDVSRGVQAGLSGGVSGVYPRFADRG
- a CDS encoding ArsR/SmtB family transcription factor, translating into MGHGVEGRSTPPATLDPSSAAKVAETLQALASPNRLLILTRLRQAPCTVTDLSTAVGMEQPAVSHQLRLLRALGLVTGDRHGRNIVYRLYDDHVALLLDEAVYHIEHLRLGARDTTA
- a CDS encoding enoyl-CoA hydratase, with amino-acid sequence MTDPVLTQVADRVALITVNDPDRRNAVTAESSAALRAAVEAAEADPGVHAVVVTGAGRAFCAGADLTALGAATEDGLRVIYDGFLAVAQCTLPTIAAVNGPAVGAGLNLALAADIRIAGPAAVFDPRFQKLGIHPGGGATWMLQRAIGPQAARAALLFGMRFDAEAAVRHGLALEVAEDPVAAALALAAGPAGAPREVVLDTKASMRATANPGTVDLDQHRLAVDVEIVPQARSIESPEFAARLAAAKRR
- a CDS encoding PrsW family intramembrane metalloprotease — encoded protein: MTLLAEPTTAARTPVVYRPECAVFWVYVAALAAGIYLLVVGNGAAMYATLDAQLVLGPIWVLFVAALVWLMFRFDPMRSVRRVPQGLLAGTALGATTAVVMAMNGNTALQNVLGRFLDPDTLTRWSAALTAPLIEEASKATCAAVILVLGCSVFHRISHALLVGMFVGLGFDVVEDLTYATMGALNSLDSDVSGASGDLILRILTAIPSHWAFASLSAVGVLLLLPSFSERAVWPRHRRILVAVALFLSAWFMHFLWDAPGPEGPAGAGVALLKVVVNLAIFLAWALWLLRFERRWLAERIATLPAGVPASPDLLASLSTRRRQRRLQRHARRTGGRPAARAVRREQRAVLDEIQSAG